The sequence ataattgggtgctccacaacaacaacatctttggaatgcaaatgatttagataatcaacttatacaaaatcttgtggttcaaaaacaacgtttactaatacacctatgattttaccaacgtttttcgttgacagttttctatatgtttctcaggttcatacttggctacttgatacatgcttccgcacactttgattacttgcttggggtcaagcatacatgcatacgctattgatagcaactgtgattttcaacttattatgtcgcaagttatttaaaTTATACTttattacttttgtaaacttaaacttgttgtcgaaccgtttggtaactcaaaactttgcaagtcatacacgtttcaaatgaatgtgacataattttggtcaaacgcgtctcatttagggactatgatcacgtaacgggacctaagttgacgacgtcgtcaatggcgattttgtcgggtcgtcacaattttcGTGCACACAATTACAGGTTACATAGGGTTGTATTTATAGTGCTTATGGTTCGAATTTACAATTTTCGTGCACACAATTACAATTTTCGATCACAACCTACATTGTTGGCTCTTATCTCCAAATTGTTCGAATTTAGAGCTTAtggttcttatcaataattagttcTCACATAATctctaccatatatatatatatatatatatatatatatatatatatatatatatatatatatatatatatatatatatatatatatatatatatatatatatatatatatatatattcagtggGATCAaggggaaagtaaccaatcggggagaagcgggggaagcaaaaaaaaaattcgttttttgaaaaaactttgttcacgaacattatagattggatgaaaatatgaaaatttaataaagacactttgtgataaatgtttttattttggcggaaaaacgctcgaaaaagtaatatataacaattatcgtgtttttcgagcgtatgttgaggttttagatattatggtttagatattagggtttatagggtttagaaatttagagtttgaggtttagggttttgggttttgagtttagggactaaacccaaaacaccaaaccttaaaccctaaaacctaaactctaaatcgggctaaattagacttcacaaaacatgaagaagaaaaaaacgttaacatttttcacgatcaatattatcttgaatgttatttttgtcgatcgttttctcgcctaaataataacattcatcacgaagtgtcttttttaaatgttcatattttcgtatgatcttgatgcctgaaaaaaattccaaaaataacgaaaaaaaaatattctgcttccccccgcttcctcccgattagttacttcccccCTTCATATGCGTGCGTGTGTGTAGTTAAGGTAGGTATCTATTTATCAAAACTAAACTGTAACAATTGTACTTATTAAACTATTTTTATCAGGACAATAAATTGAGAAGGCtacgtaataaataaaaatttcaaCGATAGTTTTTAAGATTGCCGTTAACTTGGATTAAATAATTTTTTATAATGGCTACTTACAAATTTGTTATTGACGGTTGTTACTTGATCATAAAAGTTTCTTATTCGCGTTCATCGAACCATAAAGGGACTTTGTTAGAAAAtacttataaaagtataataaatgTATAacattttttataattattattatattccaAACAATACGGAGAGTatttattgaatatatataatttattataattataattataagtaagtATAAGTATAATAActtataagtataagtataattataaatgatgaatgatgatgatgattgatacTGCCTTTTGTTGGTTTCTTTGTTTCACAACGAAAAACGGCGTTCTCATATATCTTGGAATTGACTGTTTTTATTCGGATTTAACATGCCTTAGTTTTTAACTACTTGGCATTTTCTCCACCTTCCATTTTgatttcatattattattaggtcttAGTCAGTTACTCGTAGTATTAATTATATTGAGAGCAAATATCATGGCTTTTACGTAAACATCACCCATTACAAATAATCAAACGCGCATTATTCTTGTTGAATACTATTTTAAGACGGACCGTATCCCATTACTACTAGCAGTTAATCAAACTTATAACTACTATATACCAACTCTTACTTGATAAATATCCGTTTAATTCGAGCCTCTTTAATAGTTTATGTATACTTGAATGAGAATTTTCATCtatttgataaaattattaatcattttataatttaattattgttttccgcaaaaaaaaaaaataataatttatgtACTGACATGCTTTACTTTTTCATAAAAAGAACTTCCAATACTGTTTAAATTCGTATAAAAAAGGTCATTTGCAATACAAGTCTATGTGACTATCTCTGTCACGTAGATGTTAAGGCAGTTACTTGTCGACTAATATAGTGATCAAGCGAGTAGAATCTAGTTTTGGCATGTGTGATCTCGTCCTTCACCTTAAATTTGTAGACTTTTTTTATCTTTCAATAATTCATGCAGTTGTACACAACTTTAATACATTTCCAAGCTTAGGATAAAAGATATAATCATAAGTATCAGGTTAAATCTCGACACTCTATAGTCGTAACTAATGAATGAATATGATTTTATAAAGGCAAACTTACACGCCATTTACACAGATATTTACAATAATTTATAAAATATGTTCACAACAACGTCAACCTTTTGAGTTAAAGGGCAATCATGATACCGTCAAGCCAATGACCTTTTGAACTGAATTAAACTGATTAGAAAACCGGTCCGCATTATTAGTTTTTcaacctttaaaaaaaaaaaaaagtataaacaaaaaataaaataacgTTGTTACAAAAGTTCTAGAATAACCTTTTATGATTTAGAAAATAAACAACACCAGGTCCTAACTGTAAAAGCACAACTCTAACGTCattttcaaaaccctaaattgTTGTTGTAACGATACAGCTACACGTGTACTTATCACAAATTCTCGACCAATATATATAATCTACTCATTTCCCTTCTAAAACCTAGCGAGCTTTAACACTCAAGTTTCACACTCTAAATTTCCACATTATAAAAATGAAACTTACTTTCAAACCACCATTTCCTTTCAAACTAACCATTAAGATAACACCACAAGAACCGTTATACCGTTGGTATTGCGCCACTTCCGATAATACAATTACTAACCCAACAACCAAAAATACTCGAGCTTCCGATAAATGGGAAAGATTGCTCGTTGACTTCGACCAAAATCGTCAAACTCGACCTCAAAGTCAACTAAACGAAAGATGGATGGAGTACCATGGCTCAAAAAACTGGGAAGGCTTGTTGGACCCACTTGATGAAGGTCTACGTGGCGAGATCATTCGCTATGGTAGCTTTGTTGAGGCAGCTTACCAATCGTTTGATTTTGATCCTTCTTCCTCTACTTATGCTTCATGTCGTTACACGAAGAGTACAATTTTAGAACGGTCCGGGGTGGATAGATATCGAGTGACAAAAAATTTATTCGCCACGTCATCAATTCCATTGCCACGTTGGATAGAGAAATTGCCACGATGGGTACAAGTGCAGTCCAGCTGGATAGGGTACGTGGCGGTTTGTGAGGACAAAAATGAAATCTCTAGGCTTGGGAGACGGGACATAGTCATCGCTCTTCGTGGTACCGCCACTTGTTTGGAGTGGCTCGAGAATCTACGAGCCACTCTCACTCATTGCAATgttgataacgataatgaaaaaATACATGAATCCATGGTTGAAGCCGGGGTTTTAAGCTTGTATACTTCGGGCACAACAAAATGCCCGAGTTTACAACAATTATTACAACAAGAAATTTTAAGATTATTAAAATTGTACGGTGAAGAGCCAGTAAGCCTGACCTTCACCGGGCATTCTCTTGGAGCTTCTTTAGCTATATTAGCCGCTTACGATATAAAAACAATAATCAAACACTCACCTCATCTCTCTGTTATCTCATTTGGCGGACCTAGGGTTGGCAACCGAAGTTTTCGCCACCAATTAGAAAAACAAGGAACAAAAATTCTGCGAATAGTCAACTCAGACGATCTAATCACAAAAGTACCTGGTTTTTTCGTTGAGGAAAGTAATGACGTTGTACACGAGCATAATGCACGTGTGACACATATAACTGAATGGATACAAACGAACGTTAACGATAGCCGTTGGGTTTATGCTAACATAGGGCATGAGTTACGGTTAAGTAGTCGAGACTCATTACAATTGAACAGTATTAACATCGCAACATGTCATGATCTAAAGACTTATCTTGACCTTGTGAATGGCTTTGTGAGTTCGACATGTCCATTTAGGGCTGGTGCGAGAAAAATGCTCAACAAAGCTACCACTATCCCTTCCATAAAGTAAATTTACTTTATTCAAAcccttatttaatttatataatgctTATAATAGTTAGTTGTATATGAAAATGTCTACTCATACCACATCAAGTTCCTATGTTAATTAGAAGTGTACTATGATAATTATTAAATTCATAGTGATCAAGGTATTGAGAATTATAGTTTTAATAATCCTGAAATCCTATCATTGAATAATTCCCGTTTAGTAACACCAAATAAGGGTAAATTGTTGGTGTTACAATGCCTTAGTATATAACTTGAAATATAGACTTTTTTCATGTACTTTTTGAAAAAGAATCTTCAAACGCAGTTTTTAGCTAGCTACAAGCTTCAATTTCAACTACAATTTATAGCTATCATCGTGTCCGACTCTAGCTAGTTTGTTGTCAAACATAAACATGATCATACCACTTAAACGTTACTCTCTCCATCCATCTTAAATGTCATAGTTAACTTTTCAAAGTTTTCATTTGTCAACTTTGatcgtaaatatttttatttatgttatataatatttgatgaaaattatatgaatgaataaagacatttaaaactcaatccattcatataattttcatcagaTATTACatagcacaaataaaaatatttacagtCAAAGTTGACAAAGAAAAACTATGAAAAGAACAGTGAATACTTAAGATGAGACGGTAAATGTAACTAATTAAAAAGTATAGATAATTAAAACATAATTATGTATTTATtgtaactaattataaattatggaCTATAGATAATTGCAAATGTAATAAGTATGAAAAGCACTATTGAATAATCAAAAAGTATGAGTTTATAATTAATTACACATCTAAAGGTATACGTGGACTTCATTCAGCATTGGAACACGTTCTTTCTCTTCGAGCTTGGTTATTTTGCCTAATTAATTGATCGACAAATAAATTgtataaagttttttttttcttttttgtagAATTTGTAGTAACAGATTAAATCTTTAAAAGATGAAATTTGTCTTGTATTATTGATGGAAAATGACATAACCAATACCACCGGCCATTCTAATGCTTTTGGTCAAGCTCCTTTTAAATATTCTATTCCATTCATATTTTGTCAACAATTAATAATCTTTGACTTATGAATTTATATGTTTCATGTTTACTAGAATAATTAGCACCAGTAATACCACCGTCCACCGCATAATCTTTGCTAATTgattagttgatcaaataattaacTTGTTAGATTTTTCTCTTAATTAATTACCGATATCGAGTTTGGCTGCTTTGGCATGCATGAGCATagtatgaaataaaataaaaaaagtacaTAGTTCCTACGATAGTTTCTAttaaattgataatttgataatgataattgataatctGATCTTGTATTGAATATTGATTTTCTTTGATACAATTGAATTAGTTTTTGATTACATTCTtgctaagtgatacatgcaaaGCTATAACAGCTAATTCCAAATAAAGAATGGTTCCAATAAATCTTTTGGAGCCTCCTTTTACAAATGTGGAATTGTGGACAGATTAGTAACCGTTACTTTTGGCTGCTAGTTGAACTTGTATCTTGAAAGGGAAAGGATGAAAGTTTACTTTCTGATCCCAAAGGTCAAATTACCAAATATGGTAATTTGACTTGGAGTCTTCATTTGCagtattctaacactccccctcaagttgaatagtggggttttcAATGTTCAACTTGTCGAGAACATCGTTGAAGAGTCTTCCGTTAACGGATTTGGTGAGGGTGTCGGCTAGCTGATCTTTTGATCTAATTGATGGAAGAGAAATGATCTCGGCATCTAACTTTTCTCTGATAAAATGTCTGTCGATTTCAACATGCTTAGTTCTGTCCTGTTAAACCGGATTTTCCGAAATGGCAATGGCGGCTTCGTTGTCGCATAAGATTTGAATGGCTTCTTTTGGAGGGAAAACAATTTCTGTCAACAATTTCTTGATCCATAGCGCTTCAACAACCCCTTTTGCTATTCCCCTAAATTCTGACTCGGCACTTGAAAGAGATACAACTTTTTGTTTCTTACTTCTCCGTGCCACCAGATTACCTCCGACAAGTGTGAAGAATCCGGATGTAGATTTTCGAtcccctttttctccagcccaGCTTGCATCGGTATATATTTGAGTTTTTAAATGTCCATTTCCTTTGAAAACCACTCCATGATCTGATGTCTTCTTTAAGTATCTGATTATTCTAATCACAGCTTCCATATGGTAAACTTGTGGTTGTTGCATGAATTGACTTACGACTCCTACAGCATGTGCTATATCTGGTCGAGTATGAGTGAGGTAAATGAGTTTTCCCACCATTCTTTGATATTACCCTTTATCAGCAAGGTCTGCAtcatcttccatatatagcttTTGATTTGGAATCATGGGAGTATCAGCCGGTTTGCAATCAATCATGCCtatttctgcaagaaaatcaagaatatatttcttTTGACAAACAAAAATTCTCTGTCGGGATCTCAATACTTTAATCCCCAAGAAGTATTTTAGATTTtccaaatctttcatttcaaactctttaaataagtttaatttcaAGTTGGAGATTTCTTttttatcatttcctgttattatcatatcgTCAACATAGATAATTAAACATGTAATTAGATTTTCTTTTTGTTTAAGAAAAAGAGTGTGATCAGAGTTACTTTGTTTGAAATTATTTTGTTTCATAAATAAAATAAATTTCCCAAACCAAGCCCGCGGGGATTGTTTTAActcatataaagattttttaagtcgacaaacttccctCAAATTGAAGTTCCCTGCAAATCCTGGAGGAGCTTCCATATACACTTCTTCTTTTAATTCGCCATGGAGAAAAGCATTCTttacatcaaattggtgaagtggtcAATCTTCATTAGCGGCAATAGAGAAGAGAACTCTGATGGTGTTAATTTTTGCAACAGGGGAAAAAGTTTCGGAATAATCTATCCCATAAGTTTGAGTATGACCCTTAGCAACAAGACGAGCTTTATATCTTTCAACGATTCTGTCTGGTTTGCGTTTGATCGTAAACACCCACTGACAACCTACAACCTTTTTTCCTTGAGGGATAACACATTTTTCCCATGTGTTACTTTTCTTTAGtgcttctatttcttcttccatagCTTTTTTTCGTTTTTCACTTTTCAATGCTTGATCAACAGAAGTTGGAATTTCCTCCGAGTATAATGCGGAATTAAATTTTCGTGCTTCATTTGAAAGGTTTCCCTGTGCAATGTTAGCCATAGGATACATTGATCTTGGGTTTTCCCATTCTGGAGAGTATCGTTCAAGTGGAATACCTCTAGTGGTTCTTTGTGTCAAGACATATTTCTCCGCGGTTTCATTTTGGTTTGGGTTAGTGTTAGGTGAGGGATTTGTGGTAGCGGAAGTTGAATCATTTTGTTCCTCTTGAATTAGATGTTCATTGTTTGAGGAGGTTTTGGGAGGTTCAGAATCTTGTGTTGGTGTTTCGGGATTTGGTGTTTCGGGATTTGGTGTTTCGGGATTTGGACTTTGGATAatgtcgggatttggattttcggaATTTGGATTTGGTGTTGGAATTTGGATATTATCAGTTTTAGGTGTCCACTGTATCCAACTTAGAGTGTCATcatcctttttctccccctcactcgtaaGTTGGGTATCATAATAATATTCGGTTTCGGCAAAGTCACAGTTCATTGTGGTAAAAACGTGACGTCTTTTGGGACTGTAAcaccgatatcctttttggtttattccatagccaaccatgacacatttttcagcacatggatctagtttggtacgctcatgttttgaaatatggacaaagaccgagcacccaaatattcgaggttcaatgctaaatgaagtcggaagggtatggaattgggaaagcgtatctttaggggtttttgtgcccaaaaccttagtaggtaaacggttgataagataggtagcggaagcaagggCTTCAGGCCAAAAACTTTTCAGGACCttggattcaattaataaagctcttgtcatcTCTAGAAGTAGTCGATTTTTTCGTTCGGATACTCCGTTTTGTTCGGGAGTATGAGCACAAGATGTTTGATGAATAATCCCTTTATTTTCACAAAATTGTTTCATTGAAGTATTCACAAACTCACCTCCATTATCTGACCTCAAGATTTAGATGTTTTTGTTAAATTgggtttgtatcattttataaaagtgggaaaaaaatttcaaaaacttctgatttatgggttaaaaaataaatccaggtcatgcgtgaatggtcatcaataaatagAACAAAATACCGAAAGTTCTTCCCCCCAATGACCGGTGCAGGACCCCAAACATCCGAATGGATTAAGGCAAAAGAAACATCTTTTTTTGTATTACTAGGTTTAAAAGTACTTcggtggcttttagccaaaatacaagtttcacaatttaaagtAACGTTCGATGGAAAAGGACTTGGAAATAAAGTATGTAAGTATCCGGCCGATGGGTGACCCAtcctcctatgccataaccaagctttCCTCGTAGGTGTCCCATgagcaagcatcacggtaccttgttgggttacttcgttcACATAGTACAACCCGCCCCATTCGGTGTCACGCCCAATAATCACCACAGTTCGGATATCTTGAAGGATACACAGAAAGTGGGGTGTAGTAAAACGGAACAATTAAATTCTTTTGTAACGTGACTAACGGATAAAAGTTTATGTGACAAGGttggaatatataaacaattagataAGTTCATAGTCGGAGTAATTTCAATTTTTCCACCCCCTTCGACTTGTACAACACCACCGTTGGCCGTTTTAATTTTAGTAACCCGAGGTTTTGATTGAGCATAAAAGTCGTTCTTTTCAAAACTCATGGTGTGGGTAGCGCCACAATCAAAGATCCATTCTTTACTTTTTTCATTATTCAAAATCGTATTAGCTTTTCCGGTAAAAGAGTCATTAATTAAATGTTTATTTTCAAACAAATTTGAGTTTTGGACCTTTTTATCAAAAACGTTAGACCTTTGGGCCTGATTTTGAGAAATAATAGTTTGGGCCTTAACAAAACcatttgaattaaaatattgagCCCTTTTAACAAAACACTTTTATTTTTGACTTTCCTTATCATTTAATTGTGGTGCCCATCTTTTCCTTGTATCGGCCCAAAAAACTTGTGTAGTGATCCATGTTTTCTATTTACCCATTCCATACCCGTTCCCTTGTTTTTCATTTTCCCAGATTCCTCATGGTCAGAGACATAACGTGGGTTCATTCCCCCACTTTTTATTATCCCCACAAATCCTTTATTTTTATTATCCCCACATCTGACTTTTTCTTTATTAGATAAAGTTTCATTATCCCCAAACCTTATTTTTTCTTTATCAATAGAAGATGAAATTTCGTTATTCCCATCTGATGTAGATCGAAAAAGGGGTTTTAATTTCTCCCTTTCTCCTGTAATTTGAGGTGCTCTTAATTGATTGGAATTACCCCTTTTTGATTTGGTCGATTGAGGTCGAATATGGGGGTTTAatccctcttcttcttcttcaatatttTGAAGGCAAGAAAACCTATATGGTTTTCTTTGACCGATTTGGGTTTTTCCTTTGTCAGCTTGGTCGATTTTGGGGTGAACATGGCTTTAGGGTTAGAGGGTTTTACCCTCACCCATTTGGCAGATTTGTATGATTGATCAAAAAGGTTAGAAATCAAAGTACCTCTATTTGATGATTGCAAGGTGCTGTTGCCGGTAACCTTATGGTGGCCGCCGGCTTCCTGTGCTTTCATCTTCACTTTTCTGCCATGTTTTTCTTTGTTCCAccatttgggatatcctatgagctTGAAACGCTGAATTATTGTGTGTTTAAACACACCACAATATACACACCTTGGTTCTTCTTGTGTTTGATGGTGGTTTGCAACCGGTTGCCTATAACCTGATGATGGTTGTTCGATATTGATTAAAGGACGTGGTTTTTGTTCAGATGGTTGGCACAAGACATTCAGGTAAGTGATATTGCTAAAAACGTATACATTTCTAGTCGCAATATCGGTCCAAAATAATAACTTTTTAATTTTAATTGTTTCATTTTCAAGTTGTAATTGTATAAATAATTCAAGAATGTAAACGGAGCTTCGAGGAGAAAATTATGTCAAGAAATCAGTTAAAGACGAAGATGTATAAGTCAACAAATACGAAGTACAAAAGATCAAAGCTAGCACCAGACAAGTTGTAACGATTCTGCACGTTcgcaagataataataataacaataataataataataacaataataataataataataataataataataataataataattgaactgATGAAGAagtatattatcaaataaataaagattttacaaATAATTGAACTGATGAAGAagtatattatcaaataaataaagattttacaGAGTATGATGGATATCACACACACTACACATACACATAAAAAACACACCAATAAAAACACACAAAACACACACTAAATACGTACTAAACACACACAAGAGTTGGCTATATAAATAGTACGGAATAGAAGTTCAaaatggaaagaaaaaaaaatagattatTACTCCGAGTTCACAAGTACACATGTATCAATTTTTCTATTGCTCCTATTTTCTAATTTAATTTGCATGGGTATTAGTTCGAGTATGTTGTAATAAATATATTACAcgtatttttatttcaagttccAACCGTTTGAAGATAATGAAACTGAAGATGTTTGTAAGTTGTATCTTTTATCCTTGTcccatgtctcgtagctaaatttatATTATGCTTATCTATGCCaattaatcgtgatgtttgactaaaaatatatggtttgggttaattaatttataCTTTTATCTAATGTTTACACAAaagaacgattcttgtaaaattggactattgactattaatggaTTATATATTTGTTTAACAGAATGAAAATTcgttaatttgatatatatatttacaattagctGTATATATAAATAGCCATATACGTTTGACCGGACACAGTAAACGGgttatttatatatactaataattgtGCTTTTATCCGGACACGGGAACAAATTAATTTAAAACAAACTAGTTGACACAGGGGTGGATTATACACAGGGAAAATTGGTATAATTGTTGACAAAAGTGAAAACCGCGTCACAGTGTAAATCATTATTTAATAGAAATATTCAATTATAGTCGTTAGGATCCCGACGACAAGGACACTTGCGTTGGGTAATTTTGACTACATGTCCGCGCTGGAGAACTCCAGGTGGACTAATTGAATATTTCTAGTATAAAAGAAATTAACCCATTATTTAAAAAGATAAATATCAAACATGACGTATTAAAAGGTTTAGATAAGCATaatccatttatatatatttttacctcGTTTAGTCAAATTTCTGCTATATTTACCGTTATTTATTTTTCCTTACGCcgtaacttttatttactttttcaCCATTTAGAATAAATTTAGTGCCTCAATATTGTTAAAAATTGCTAGTCTCATATCAGAAAATCCAATTGACAAATCGAtcgttaaacgataaaaaccctatAAATTACTAACTTACTAAAATAGCTATATAATTAACCGTAAAGTCTTGTTGACAACCTAACGTAGTCCTTGAAACGATATCCCCGAATTTATCCTAGCTATATtactatacgataggtatacttgcctattgTTTTTTAGTATTAAATTTAGGTTATTTTCCATAGTATTTAGTGTAAAAATAATAACCGTTTCATATACCCTCTAAAACACATCAGTAAGTGTTTCTTAACTTGCTACTGTCATTATGTGACATGGCAGCTATATTTACGAAACTTTTTTCCTGTATTTTTGAGCTACCGTTGGTTATGGACATTGCAGCTTGAAATTTTCTGGTAAATGATTTAAGCAAGAGATGTAATGATCCTTGGATCTACActtgctctgataccatgttaaattgataatttgataatgACAATTGATAATCTGATCTTGTATTGAATAATGATTTTATTTGATACAATTGAATTAGTTTTTGATTACATTCTTGCTAAGTGTTTTATACATACAAAGCTATAACGGCTAATTCCAAATAAGGAATGGTTCCAATAAATCTTTTGGAGCCTCCTTTTACAAATGTGGAATTGTGGACAGATTAGTAACCGTTACTTTTGGCTGCTAGTTGAACTTGTATCTTGAAAGGGAAAGGATGAAAGTTTACTTTCTGATCCCAAAGGTCAAATTATCAAATATGGTAATTTGACTTGGAGTCTTCATTTGCAGTATTCTAACAGTTTCAGTAATTCGGTCATCTCATTTAATTGTTAGGCAATGGCTCAGATGGTTGTAATTTTTTGAGAGTTTAAGCTCTTTCAGTTTTTATATATTCTTGATTTCTGTCAAAAAAGAAAAAAGTACAGTAAAATGCTATTGATCAAAACATCTTATAAAGATTAGCCCTAAAAAAAGAAACTGCCAAAATGCTCTTGCAAGTCGCAAGCCCCAGTTGAAACTTTGCGACTCGTGTGTTTTCCTTGTTTTCCTGAGGAATTTCAAGTCCGGATCTGAGACTTAGACACATGACCGAGAAAAAAGGTTTCGCTCAATCGCATTGTCTCATTGCGACTTGCGACTTAATGTGTTTTATGGGTCCTGAGCACTTCGTGTACGAGTCGCATAGCTCTCAAGGTCGACCTTGCAACTGACGTGTACTTTATCAGGATAAGATTTTAGAAAAGATTTTTTGAAATGTCTTGAATTTTTAAGATAAGGTTTTGTACCTTATTTGGACGAGATTACAACAACTTCCATTTGGCAATACATAAATTTTACTCATGCACTTTCATCATTTTTAAACAAAACATTCAATCAATTAACTTTCAACAAAACTGCAGAATCTACACTACGTTCCAGGTAGGATTATAGCAACATATTGTACAATGTGTAACCAAAAGTTTCTTATGCATTTATGTTCTGGAGGACCTTTTCAGTACAATAACAGTCATGTTTATATGCCGATTGACTGTTTACAATTCCTATGAAGCTCCCGGTTTATCCTAAAAAACCGATGAATCACAAAATT comes from Rutidosis leptorrhynchoides isolate AG116_Rl617_1_P2 chromosome 4, CSIRO_AGI_Rlap_v1, whole genome shotgun sequence and encodes:
- the LOC139904188 gene encoding phospholipase A(1) DAD1, chloroplastic; this translates as MEYHGSKNWEGLLDPLDEGLRGEIIRYGSFVEAAYQSFDFDPSSSTYASCRYTKSTILERSGVDRYRVTKNLFATSSIPLPRWIEKLPRWVQVQSSWIGYVAVCEDKNEISRLGRRDIVIALRGTATCLEWLENLRATLTHCNVDNDNEKIHESMVEAGVLSLYTSGTTKCPSLQQLLQQEILRLLKLYGEEPVSLTFTGHSLGASLAILAAYDIKTIIKHSPHLSVISFGGPRVGNRSFRHQLEKQGTKILRIVNSDDLITKVPGFFVEESNDVVHEHNARVTHITEWIQTNVNDSRWVYANIGHELRLSSRDSLQLNSINIATCHDLKTYLDLVNGFVSSTCPFRAGARKMLNKATTIPSIK
- the LOC139842506 gene encoding secreted RxLR effector protein 161-like is translated as MVGKLIYLTHTRPDIAHAVGVVSQFMQQPQVYHMEAVIRIIRYLKKTSDHGVVFKGNGHLKTQIYTDASWAGEKGDRKSTSGFFTLVGGNLVARRSKKQKVVSLSSAESEFRGIAKGVVEALWIKKLLTEIVFPPKEAIQILCDNEAAIAISENPV